One Armatimonadia bacterium genomic region harbors:
- a CDS encoding ABC transporter ATP-binding protein has translation MIQVRNLRVDYDEVCAVRDLCLELGPGEIYGLIGPNGAGKTSTLRALVGLVEKTYGDIIIDGVDMDHDREKAVQAIGFMPDSAPVYEDLTVWEYLDLFASSYLVPETERGERITHYLELVDLAGKRGEYTGQLSRGMKQRLMLARTLLPEPRILLLDEPASGVDPYGRALLKEILRQLGSDGKIVIISSHILPELSEFCTSVGIMERGSLVMSGRVEDITTRVFGQGQIEMEVFSGADLVEGILSSQTGVHAVAREGDTFRFLLDGGPEEMSGVLAELVQGGVRVSSFVRRHEDLEAVFLKVGAREVS, from the coding sequence ATGATACAAGTGCGCAATCTGAGAGTAGACTATGATGAAGTCTGTGCTGTCAGAGACCTCTGTCTGGAGCTGGGTCCGGGAGAGATCTATGGGCTGATCGGTCCGAACGGGGCGGGGAAGACCTCGACCTTGCGTGCCCTGGTGGGGCTGGTGGAGAAGACCTACGGGGACATCATCATCGACGGCGTCGACATGGACCATGATCGCGAGAAGGCGGTGCAAGCGATCGGGTTCATGCCCGATTCCGCTCCGGTGTACGAGGACCTCACCGTCTGGGAGTACCTCGATCTGTTCGCCTCAAGTTACCTGGTTCCCGAGACCGAGCGTGGCGAGAGGATCACCCACTACCTGGAGCTCGTGGACCTGGCCGGCAAGCGCGGTGAGTACACCGGGCAGCTCTCGCGCGGGATGAAGCAGCGGCTGATGCTGGCTCGAACCTTGCTCCCCGAGCCACGGATTCTGCTGCTGGACGAACCGGCGAGTGGGGTAGACCCCTATGGACGCGCCCTGCTGAAGGAGATCCTCCGGCAGTTGGGCTCTGACGGCAAGATCGTGATCATCTCCTCGCACATTCTCCCGGAGCTGTCTGAGTTCTGCACCTCCGTGGGGATCATGGAGCGCGGAAGCCTAGTGATGAGCGGTCGAGTCGAGGACATCACGACCCGGGTGTTCGGGCAGGGCCAGATCGAGATGGAGGTCTTCAGCGGCGCGGATCTGGTCGAGGGCATCCTCAGCTCACAGACCGGTGTGCATGCGGTTGCACGCGAGGGCGACACCTTTCGGTTCCTGCTGGATGGTGGGCCGGAGGAGATGAGTGGCGTCCTGGCTGAGCTCGTTCAGGGAGGGGTTCGGGTCTCCTCCTTCGTCAGACGACACGAAGACCTGGAGGCTGTGTTCCTCAAGGTCGGCGCGAGGGAGGTGTCCTAG
- a CDS encoding redox-sensing transcriptional repressor Rex: protein MLKDQLQTVPVPTLRRLPSYLQFLRRLQATGRDVVSCTHIADDLHLDPTQVRKDLQTTGIVGKPRVGYYLPALIEAIESLLGWNNTTEAFLVGVGSLGTALMGYGGFKESGLEVLAGFDVDPAKVGTEVHGKQILHLDRLPDLAARMHIHLGIITAPAECAQDIAQLMVLSGIRAIWNFAPTTLEVPEGVILENVTLAASLAVLSSKLTAMLRAEEQGGVTNASTTVR, encoded by the coding sequence ATGCTCAAAGACCAGCTACAGACCGTTCCAGTGCCGACGCTGCGCAGACTGCCGTCCTATCTGCAGTTCCTGCGCAGGCTTCAGGCGACGGGTCGCGATGTGGTCTCCTGCACTCACATTGCCGACGACCTGCACCTCGATCCGACCCAGGTGCGTAAGGACTTGCAGACGACCGGCATCGTCGGCAAGCCCCGGGTCGGCTACTACCTGCCCGCACTCATCGAGGCCATTGAAAGCCTCTTGGGCTGGAACAACACCACGGAGGCCTTCCTGGTGGGCGTCGGCAGTCTCGGCACTGCCCTGATGGGCTACGGTGGGTTCAAAGAGTCCGGGCTCGAGGTCCTGGCCGGGTTCGACGTGGATCCTGCCAAAGTCGGCACCGAAGTCCACGGCAAGCAGATCCTCCACTTGGACAGGCTCCCCGATCTGGCCGCCCGGATGCACATCCATCTGGGCATCATCACTGCACCGGCCGAGTGTGCCCAGGATATTGCCCAGCTGATGGTGCTGAGCGGCATCCGTGCCATATGGAACTTCGCCCCGACGACCCTTGAGGTCCCCGAGGGAGTCATTCTCGAGAACGTAACACTCGCCGCAAGCCTGGCCGTGTTGTCCAGCAAGCTCACCGCCATGCTGCGTGCCGAAGAGCAGGGAGGCGTCACCAATGCGTCAACCACAGTCCGATAG
- a CDS encoding NAD(P)H-dependent oxidoreductase subunit E: protein MRQPQSDSSPLAARQFAKVCEILDRHERDAAKLIPILQEVQEEYRYLPEEVLTYVATSLGLPPAKVYGVATFYAHFTLEAKGKYVIRVCDGTACHVKRSIPILEAVRKRLGMDEERKTTSDMLFTLETVSCLGACGLAPVMVINDEVHGQMTPDKAVALVEEIIAREGDSNE, encoded by the coding sequence ATGCGTCAACCACAGTCCGATAGCTCGCCGTTGGCGGCCCGTCAGTTCGCCAAGGTCTGCGAGATCCTCGACCGCCACGAGCGAGACGCAGCGAAGCTGATCCCCATCCTCCAGGAGGTGCAGGAAGAGTACCGGTACCTGCCTGAGGAGGTCCTGACCTACGTGGCCACGTCCCTCGGACTGCCGCCTGCCAAGGTCTACGGCGTCGCCACCTTCTATGCCCACTTCACGCTGGAGGCCAAGGGCAAGTACGTCATTCGCGTGTGTGACGGAACCGCCTGTCACGTGAAGCGCTCCATCCCGATCCTGGAAGCGGTTCGCAAGCGTCTGGGAATGGACGAGGAGCGCAAGACCACCAGCGACATGCTCTTCACCCTTGAGACGGTCTCTTGCCTGGGTGCCTGCGGTCTGGCTCCCGTCATGGTGATCAACGATGAGGTCCACGGTCAGATGACCCCTGACAAGGCCGTCGCCCTCGTGGAAGAGATCATTGCGAGAGAGGGAGACAGCAATGAGTAA
- a CDS encoding NADH-ubiquinone oxidoreductase-F iron-sulfur binding region domain-containing protein, whose product MMEQTDKRVIICAGTGCIANGSLKVYDAFLKEIEQEGLKAVVQLKEEEEQEGIYVSKSGCQGFCQMGPLVWVEPAGVLYVKVTPTDVPDIVGATLKHGVVLEHLLYTEPASGARAKNAQEIHFYQRQSRTVLKECGHIDPEDIREYISHGGYFAARKVFTEMTPETVCEEMLHAGLRGRGGGGFPTGRKWDLTRIEPEGKKYVICNGDEGDPGAFMDRSVMEGNPHSVLEGMVIAARAIGADEGFLYVRAEYPLAVKRLRKAVADAESVGILGDNVFGSGLSLHLHVMEGAGAFVCGEETAMIASIEGNRGMPAPKPPYPAQKGLWGKPTVINNVETLATVPLIFRMGAARFRSIGTEGSPGTKTFALTGHVANTGLIEVPFGASLREIVYNIGGGVTDNQGNLTGDGFKAVQIGGPSGGCLTEEFLDLPLDYDSIKTAGAMVGSGGLVVMNKQTCIVRIARFFMQFTQNESCGKCVLCREGTKQMLALLDDIIEGRADEGTLELLETLAKTVQKGSLCGLGKTAPNPVLSTLRYFRPEYEAHVFQKRCPTGECKALTPPKIDPEKCRGCGLCARVCPAEAIFGEKKQAHHIDPELCIKCRACVSTCKFGAIA is encoded by the coding sequence ATGATGGAGCAGACCGACAAGCGCGTGATCATCTGCGCAGGCACCGGCTGCATCGCCAATGGATCACTGAAGGTCTATGACGCCTTCCTCAAGGAGATCGAGCAGGAGGGCCTCAAGGCCGTTGTCCAGCTCAAGGAAGAGGAGGAGCAGGAGGGCATCTACGTCTCCAAGAGCGGATGCCAGGGCTTCTGCCAGATGGGTCCGCTCGTATGGGTGGAGCCGGCTGGTGTCCTGTACGTCAAGGTCACTCCCACCGATGTCCCCGACATTGTAGGAGCTACCCTCAAGCATGGCGTGGTCCTCGAGCACCTCCTGTACACAGAGCCGGCCTCCGGTGCGCGCGCCAAGAACGCCCAGGAGATCCACTTCTACCAGCGCCAGTCGCGCACGGTCCTCAAGGAATGCGGGCACATCGACCCAGAGGACATCCGCGAGTACATCTCTCACGGTGGCTACTTCGCAGCTCGCAAGGTCTTCACCGAGATGACACCGGAGACCGTCTGCGAGGAAATGCTCCACGCCGGTCTGCGTGGTCGTGGTGGTGGCGGGTTCCCCACCGGCAGGAAATGGGACCTCACGCGCATTGAGCCCGAGGGCAAGAAGTACGTCATCTGCAACGGCGACGAGGGTGACCCCGGGGCCTTCATGGACCGCAGCGTCATGGAGGGCAATCCCCACAGCGTGCTTGAGGGCATGGTGATCGCCGCCCGAGCCATCGGCGCTGACGAGGGTTTCCTCTACGTGCGCGCGGAGTACCCACTGGCTGTGAAGCGCCTGCGCAAGGCCGTGGCGGATGCGGAGAGCGTCGGCATACTCGGCGACAACGTCTTCGGGAGTGGGCTCTCGCTGCACCTGCATGTGATGGAGGGTGCCGGCGCCTTCGTCTGTGGCGAGGAGACCGCCATGATCGCCTCCATCGAGGGTAACCGAGGCATGCCTGCACCGAAGCCGCCCTACCCCGCTCAGAAGGGTCTGTGGGGCAAGCCGACGGTCATCAATAACGTAGAGACGCTTGCCACCGTCCCGCTGATCTTCCGCATGGGCGCCGCCAGGTTCCGCTCCATCGGCACCGAGGGATCGCCGGGCACGAAGACCTTCGCTCTCACCGGCCACGTCGCCAACACCGGCCTGATTGAGGTTCCCTTCGGCGCGTCCTTGCGCGAGATCGTCTACAACATCGGCGGCGGCGTCACCGACAACCAGGGCAACCTCACCGGCGACGGGTTCAAGGCCGTTCAGATCGGTGGCCCCTCCGGCGGTTGTCTGACGGAGGAGTTCCTTGACCTGCCCCTTGACTACGATTCCATCAAGACGGCCGGTGCCATGGTCGGCTCCGGCGGTCTGGTGGTCATGAACAAGCAGACCTGCATCGTTCGCATCGCTCGCTTCTTCATGCAGTTCACCCAGAACGAGTCCTGCGGCAAGTGCGTGCTGTGTCGTGAGGGCACCAAGCAGATGCTCGCCCTCCTGGACGACATCATCGAGGGCCGTGCCGACGAGGGAACCCTCGAGCTCCTCGAGACTCTGGCCAAGACTGTCCAGAAGGGTTCTCTCTGCGGGCTTGGCAAGACCGCGCCGAATCCTGTCCTGTCCACGCTGCGCTACTTCCGCCCCGAATACGAGGCGCATGTGTTCCAGAAGCGCTGCCCGACCGGCGAGTGCAAGGCCCTCACGCCGCCCAAGATCGACCCTGAGAAGTGCCGTGGCTGCGGTCTGTGCGCACGAGTCTGCCCGGCTGAGGCGATCTTCGGCGAGAAGAAGCAGGCGCATCACATCGATCCGGAGCTGTGCATCAAGTGCCGAGCCTGCGTGTCAACCTGCAAGTTCGGGGCGATCGCCTAG
- a CDS encoding [FeFe] hydrogenase, group A: MNQDNFVMIDGREIPIEGEANLLELCRKANIDIPTFCYHSHLSVYGACRLCLVDVEGRGIVTSCSTAPTPGMKLRTNTDEIRQMRKIAIELLLANHDQSCPTCPKSATCRLQDLTRRLGVTEVRFKRTQKEAPRDLSSPSLVRDPNKCILCGDCVRVCAEIQGIGAIDFANRGSHVCVVPAFGKDLGTVECVNCGQCAAVCPTGALTPRSEIDDVWKDLNNPDKLVVAQIAPAVRVALGESFGLEPGALTIGQIVAALRAMGFDKVYDTCFAADLTVMEEGNEFLQRAAKGEKLPQFTSCCPGWVKFAEQYYPELLPNLSSCRSPQQMFGSLAKEMLPVELGIDRSKIVVVSIMPCTAKKFEARRSEFRHEGIPDVDHVLTTQELALMIEGAGISFNKLQPESLDLPLGFKTGAGIIFGVTGGVAEAVLRLAAEKISGIKLDNPDFKIVRGEDGVREATLKFGDKELKLAVVHGLANARKVAEKVRAGETDYDLIEVMACPGGCVGGAGQPVTIDANARTQRAAGLYAADKMVQLHKSQENPYVAQAYDMTLGEVGGPKAHQLLHTHYHSRKRISDEDLTLTGGEEPARLSVNVCVGTSCFVRGAQNLLHRLLDYVQDQGLNDTVEVNATFCFERCDRGPTVAVGDTVIEKCTFDKATAAIQEALEKIVA; encoded by the coding sequence ATGAACCAGGACAACTTTGTAATGATCGACGGGCGCGAAATCCCGATCGAGGGCGAGGCCAACTTGCTGGAGCTGTGCCGCAAGGCCAACATCGACATTCCCACCTTCTGCTACCACTCACACCTGAGCGTCTACGGCGCTTGCCGCCTGTGTCTGGTCGATGTGGAGGGGCGCGGCATCGTCACTTCCTGCTCCACCGCGCCGACGCCGGGGATGAAGCTGCGCACGAACACCGACGAGATCCGCCAGATGCGCAAGATCGCCATTGAGCTGCTCTTGGCCAACCATGACCAGAGCTGCCCGACCTGCCCCAAGAGCGCAACTTGCCGGCTCCAGGACTTGACCCGTCGGCTCGGGGTTACCGAGGTCCGCTTCAAGCGCACCCAGAAGGAGGCGCCCCGTGACCTCAGTTCGCCCTCCCTCGTGCGCGACCCCAACAAGTGCATCCTCTGCGGCGACTGCGTCCGCGTGTGTGCCGAGATCCAGGGCATCGGCGCCATCGACTTCGCCAACCGCGGAAGCCATGTCTGTGTTGTGCCCGCCTTTGGCAAGGATCTGGGTACGGTCGAGTGTGTGAACTGTGGCCAGTGTGCTGCCGTCTGTCCGACCGGAGCACTCACCCCGCGCTCAGAGATCGACGATGTCTGGAAGGACCTCAACAACCCGGACAAGCTGGTCGTGGCCCAGATCGCGCCGGCCGTACGTGTAGCGCTGGGCGAGTCCTTCGGCCTCGAGCCGGGAGCCCTGACCATCGGGCAGATCGTCGCAGCCTTGCGAGCCATGGGGTTCGACAAGGTCTATGACACCTGCTTCGCCGCCGACCTGACCGTGATGGAGGAAGGCAACGAGTTCCTGCAGCGCGCTGCCAAAGGCGAGAAGCTCCCGCAGTTCACCTCCTGCTGCCCGGGCTGGGTCAAGTTCGCCGAGCAATACTACCCGGAGCTGCTTCCGAACCTGTCCTCCTGTCGCTCGCCGCAGCAGATGTTCGGCTCGCTGGCCAAGGAAATGCTGCCTGTGGAGCTTGGCATTGACCGCTCCAAGATCGTCGTCGTCTCCATCATGCCCTGCACTGCAAAGAAGTTCGAGGCCCGACGCAGCGAGTTCCGCCATGAGGGCATCCCGGACGTCGACCATGTGCTGACCACCCAGGAACTGGCCCTGATGATCGAGGGCGCCGGTATCAGCTTCAACAAGCTGCAGCCCGAGTCGCTGGACCTCCCCCTGGGCTTCAAGACCGGAGCCGGCATCATCTTCGGAGTCACCGGCGGCGTCGCTGAGGCCGTCCTGCGACTTGCGGCCGAGAAGATCTCAGGCATCAAGCTCGACAATCCGGACTTCAAGATCGTCCGCGGTGAAGACGGGGTCCGCGAAGCCACCCTCAAGTTCGGTGACAAGGAGCTCAAGCTCGCCGTCGTCCATGGTCTTGCCAACGCCCGCAAGGTAGCTGAGAAGGTCCGTGCCGGGGAGACGGACTACGACCTTATCGAGGTCATGGCCTGCCCCGGTGGCTGTGTCGGCGGCGCCGGTCAGCCCGTAACGATCGACGCCAATGCCCGGACGCAGCGCGCTGCCGGGCTGTATGCGGCCGACAAGATGGTCCAGCTCCACAAGTCGCAGGAGAACCCCTACGTTGCCCAGGCCTACGACATGACCCTGGGCGAGGTCGGCGGGCCCAAGGCGCACCAGCTCCTGCACACCCACTACCACAGCCGCAAGCGTATCAGCGACGAGGATCTCACGCTCACCGGCGGTGAGGAGCCTGCACGCCTGAGCGTCAACGTGTGTGTGGGTACGAGCTGCTTCGTCCGTGGCGCTCAGAACCTGCTCCATCGCCTGCTGGACTACGTGCAGGACCAGGGGCTTAACGACACCGTTGAGGTCAACGCCACCTTCTGCTTCGAGCGCTGCGATCGCGGGCCGACCGTCGCCGTTGGCGACACGGTCATCGAGAAGTGCACCTTCGACAAGGCGACAGCGGCAATCCAGGAGGCCCTGGAGAAGATCGTAGCCTGA
- a CDS encoding [Fe-Fe] hydrogenase large subunit C-terminal domain-containing protein, producing MDTEQSRSRIVFTNKARCRDCYRCVRVCPVKAIRMEDGQAHVEEDRCIACGTCIRECPQGAKTFRDDTSRAKEIMAGGGPIAASVAPSFAAVFTEWERKRLPSALRKLGFSYVAETAIGAYHVAHKTAELVAADPTHSHVCTACPAAVTYIERYQPDLVGYLTPVCSPMVAHARHIKANLGPDTHVIFIGPCVAKKAEAERPENEGAVDCVLTFRELVQWLDQESILLAECEESGFDEQPEGDARFFPLEGGSLRTACLDANLLATDNVSVSGAEAVHEALESLRNDPAPVVIEPLFCPHGCVGGPAIPREANLYDRRREVLGYATRNPGTEPGEPEPEEALKAEFTDKPLVEEVEITEEKIREVLARTGKVTPEDELNCTACGYPTCRDKAIAVLRGLAEPEMCIPHMRRLAEQRTDRIIETSPNGIVIVDEHMDILSMSPAFRRMFMCTEAVLGKRISYLMDPDPFERLASTGEDLLEMTVTHERYGIVCHQILYPLREEHQYVGIFVNVTRGVADRQKLDQLRAQTVNQAQQLLQHQITMAQQIGKFLGESAAQGEKLVQNLMQMAGEEHEPTGKEGDDWLADTYTSKS from the coding sequence ATGGACACTGAGCAGAGCAGGAGTCGCATCGTCTTCACCAACAAGGCGCGCTGCCGCGACTGCTACCGGTGCGTGCGGGTGTGCCCGGTGAAGGCCATTCGAATGGAGGACGGCCAGGCCCACGTGGAAGAGGACCGCTGCATCGCCTGCGGGACGTGCATCCGTGAGTGCCCGCAAGGCGCCAAGACCTTCCGCGATGACACCTCCCGGGCCAAGGAGATCATGGCAGGCGGAGGGCCCATCGCCGCCAGCGTTGCCCCTTCCTTCGCCGCCGTGTTCACCGAGTGGGAGCGCAAGCGTCTGCCCTCAGCCCTGCGCAAACTCGGCTTCTCCTACGTCGCCGAGACCGCGATCGGTGCGTACCACGTGGCCCACAAGACGGCCGAGCTAGTGGCCGCCGACCCCACGCATTCCCACGTCTGCACCGCCTGTCCTGCCGCCGTCACCTACATCGAGCGCTACCAGCCCGACCTTGTCGGCTACCTCACACCCGTGTGTTCCCCGATGGTCGCTCACGCCCGGCACATCAAGGCCAACCTCGGACCGGATACCCACGTTATCTTCATCGGTCCCTGCGTTGCCAAGAAGGCCGAAGCTGAGCGACCCGAGAACGAGGGTGCCGTGGACTGTGTCCTCACCTTCCGCGAGCTGGTGCAGTGGCTCGACCAGGAGAGCATTCTGCTAGCCGAGTGCGAGGAGAGCGGCTTCGATGAGCAGCCCGAGGGCGATGCCCGCTTCTTCCCCCTCGAAGGTGGAAGCCTGCGCACCGCCTGCCTCGACGCCAACCTGCTCGCCACCGACAACGTATCGGTCAGCGGCGCCGAAGCCGTCCATGAGGCGCTGGAGAGCCTGCGCAACGACCCCGCACCGGTTGTCATCGAGCCACTGTTCTGTCCGCACGGCTGTGTGGGTGGCCCCGCGATTCCGCGCGAAGCAAACCTCTACGACCGCCGTCGTGAGGTGCTCGGCTACGCGACACGGAATCCAGGTACCGAGCCCGGAGAGCCTGAGCCTGAGGAGGCCCTCAAGGCCGAGTTCACCGACAAGCCCCTGGTCGAGGAAGTCGAGATCACCGAAGAGAAGATCCGCGAGGTCCTGGCGCGCACCGGAAAGGTCACGCCCGAGGATGAGCTCAACTGCACCGCCTGCGGCTATCCGACTTGCCGCGACAAGGCGATCGCCGTCCTACGTGGCCTCGCCGAGCCCGAGATGTGCATCCCGCACATGCGACGACTCGCGGAGCAGCGCACCGATCGCATCATCGAGACCAGCCCCAACGGCATCGTGATCGTCGACGAGCACATGGACATCCTCAGCATGAGCCCGGCTTTCCGCCGCATGTTCATGTGCACCGAGGCCGTCCTGGGCAAGCGCATCTCCTACCTCATGGACCCCGACCCCTTCGAGCGTCTGGCCTCGACGGGTGAAGACCTCCTCGAGATGACCGTGACCCATGAGCGCTACGGGATTGTCTGCCACCAGATCCTCTACCCGCTGCGTGAGGAGCACCAGTACGTGGGCATCTTCGTCAACGTCACCCGAGGGGTCGCAGACCGACAGAAGCTTGACCAGCTCCGCGCTCAGACCGTGAATCAGGCCCAGCAACTGCTGCAGCACCAAATCACGATGGCCCAGCAGATCGGCAAGTTCCTTGGCGAGAGTGCGGCGCAGGGCGAGAAGCTCGTGCAGAATCTTATGCAGATGGCGGGCGAAGAGCACGAGCCAACCGGGAAGGAGGGAGACGACTGGCTGGCCGATACCTACACGTCGAAGTCCTAG
- a CDS encoding SpoIIE family protein phosphatase translates to MYAFERTATATTLVCADGIGSGIKANVAANMAASRLLELLRQGFSQREAFSHVVQTMEDAKHADLPYVAFSLARILNGGETTVLSYEAPGPLLVGRRHTAILPQHNVMLGAALTLESNCHLEPGEGILLMTDGITQAGLGGSTRGGWKLEGATRHATDLLANGVPPDSLPARMNQRAVQLSAGTAGDDCTTVLALCRLGKVVTVFTGPPVDAKKDREVARNFLAAEGTKVICGATTADIIARYLGTKVTIDRSSQSMLAPPGYLLDGIDLVTEGSVTLNQVYNVLDVDPSQFDEDSGVTSLYEHLVHADRVNFILGTAQNPANWHISFQQRGLLPRTKIVELLAEKLREAGKLVVIQRV, encoded by the coding sequence GTGTACGCCTTCGAGCGGACGGCCACTGCGACGACGCTGGTGTGCGCCGACGGGATCGGCTCGGGCATCAAGGCCAACGTGGCCGCCAACATGGCCGCCTCCCGTCTGCTGGAGCTGCTACGTCAGGGCTTCTCTCAGCGCGAGGCCTTCTCGCATGTCGTCCAGACCATGGAGGACGCCAAGCACGCGGACCTGCCCTACGTGGCCTTCAGCCTCGCACGGATCCTCAACGGCGGCGAGACGACGGTCCTGTCCTACGAGGCGCCGGGACCGCTTCTGGTCGGACGACGCCACACGGCGATCCTGCCTCAGCACAACGTGATGCTGGGCGCTGCTCTGACCCTGGAGTCCAACTGCCACCTGGAGCCGGGCGAGGGCATCCTGCTCATGACTGACGGCATCACGCAGGCCGGTCTCGGAGGCAGTACACGAGGCGGTTGGAAACTGGAGGGCGCCACCAGACACGCCACGGACCTGCTTGCCAATGGTGTGCCGCCGGATAGCCTGCCCGCACGCATGAACCAGCGGGCCGTTCAGCTAAGCGCTGGCACAGCCGGCGACGACTGCACAACCGTCCTGGCCCTCTGTCGGCTGGGGAAGGTCGTGACCGTCTTCACCGGGCCGCCGGTGGACGCGAAGAAGGACCGCGAGGTGGCTCGCAACTTCCTCGCCGCCGAGGGGACCAAGGTCATCTGCGGGGCCACCACGGCCGACATCATCGCCAGGTACCTCGGAACCAAGGTCACCATCGACCGAAGCAGCCAGAGCATGCTGGCGCCTCCCGGCTACCTACTCGACGGCATCGATCTGGTCACCGAGGGGTCCGTCACCCTCAACCAAGTCTACAACGTTCTGGATGTAGACCCCTCGCAGTTCGACGAAGACAGCGGCGTCACCAGCCTCTACGAACACTTGGTCCATGCGGACCGCGTGAACTTCATCCTGGGCACCGCGCAGAACCCCGCAAACTGGCACATCAGCTTCCAGCAGCGGGGCCTGCTGCCTCGCACCAAGATCGTGGAGCTCCTGGCCGAGAAGCTCCGCGAGGCAGGCAAGCTCGTCGTCATCCAGCGGGTCTAG
- a CDS encoding FAD-dependent oxidoreductase produces MKDANRPFETVEHEVDVCVVGGGMSGLVAALAAARHGATVALMHDRPVLGGNASSECRMHICGADRGAANKDMRETGILEEIQMENLFRNPDHNYSVWDLVLYEKAMLQPGLTTILNCSCLDAAMEGDRIASVTGWQTTTQTYQKVKAHLFVDASGDSVLAPLTGAQFRVGREARSEFGESVAPEQADRKTMGMTCMFVAREYDTVQPYTAPDWVQHFETGDELPYGGRFRFSGLPTPVTGGYWWVELGGEQDSIRDTEVLRHELLRITLGVWDYIRNRADCGAANWALDWLQFLPGKRESRRYVGDHILTQNDVQAEGKFEDIVAYGGWSMDDHHPAGFRAVKLGEPPSIFHPAPAPYGIPYRCLYSRNIANLVFAGRNISATHSAMSSTRVMATCAIMGEAVGTAAAMAIARGVLPRDINAHMGELQQRLLWDDCYLPWTPMQIPEPIGSAKLSGPGNPEALRDGFSRPVGDESHAWVGHVGEAVEYTFAEARRIEEVFLVLDSDLNTNIRITCTHTGAPALVMPRTLVRGFRVEGCVKGQWQELYREADNHQRLVKVKLSQVLEGLRFCPESTWGAEEFRVFSFVAR; encoded by the coding sequence ATGAAGGACGCGAACCGACCCTTTGAGACGGTTGAGCACGAGGTCGATGTCTGCGTGGTCGGAGGCGGAATGTCGGGGCTGGTGGCCGCCCTGGCCGCCGCTCGCCATGGCGCCACGGTTGCCCTTATGCACGATCGGCCGGTGCTCGGAGGCAACGCTTCGAGCGAGTGCCGGATGCACATCTGCGGCGCCGATCGTGGAGCGGCGAACAAGGACATGCGGGAGACGGGGATCCTGGAGGAGATCCAGATGGAGAACCTCTTCCGCAATCCGGATCACAACTACTCGGTCTGGGACCTGGTGCTATACGAGAAGGCAATGCTCCAGCCGGGGCTGACCACGATCCTCAACTGCTCGTGCCTCGATGCGGCCATGGAGGGCGACCGGATTGCCAGTGTCACCGGCTGGCAGACGACCACGCAGACCTACCAGAAGGTCAAGGCTCACCTGTTCGTTGACGCCTCCGGTGATTCGGTGCTGGCGCCGCTGACCGGGGCCCAGTTCCGAGTGGGCAGAGAAGCGCGGAGCGAGTTCGGCGAGTCCGTCGCTCCCGAGCAAGCCGACCGCAAGACGATGGGCATGACCTGCATGTTCGTCGCCCGAGAGTATGACACTGTGCAGCCTTACACTGCGCCCGACTGGGTGCAGCACTTCGAGACGGGCGACGAGCTCCCCTATGGCGGGCGCTTCCGCTTCTCGGGGTTGCCGACACCCGTCACCGGCGGCTACTGGTGGGTGGAGCTGGGCGGCGAGCAAGACAGCATCCGTGACACAGAGGTCCTGCGCCACGAGCTCCTGCGGATCACCCTGGGCGTGTGGGACTACATCAGGAACCGTGCGGACTGCGGGGCAGCGAACTGGGCCCTTGACTGGCTCCAATTCCTCCCCGGCAAGCGGGAAAGCCGCCGCTACGTGGGGGATCACATCCTCACGCAGAACGACGTGCAGGCAGAGGGTAAGTTCGAGGACATCGTCGCCTACGGCGGGTGGTCCATGGACGACCACCATCCGGCAGGCTTCAGGGCGGTCAAACTGGGCGAGCCCCCTAGTATCTTCCACCCGGCTCCGGCGCCCTATGGGATCCCCTATCGCTGCCTGTACTCGCGCAACATCGCGAACCTGGTGTTCGCAGGCCGCAACATCAGCGCCACCCATTCGGCGATGAGCTCGACGCGGGTGATGGCCACCTGCGCGATCATGGGTGAAGCGGTCGGTACAGCGGCGGCCATGGCGATTGCCCGCGGTGTCCTGCCGCGGGATATCAACGCACACATGGGGGAACTGCAACAGCGGCTCCTGTGGGATGACTGCTACCTGCCCTGGACGCCGATGCAGATTCCAGAGCCGATAGGCTCGGCCAAGCTGTCCGGGCCGGGCAACCCCGAGGCGCTTCGCGATGGGTTCAGCAGGCCCGTGGGCGACGAGTCCCATGCGTGGGTGGGCCATGTCGGCGAGGCCGTTGAGTACACCTTCGCCGAGGCGCGACGGATAGAGGAGGTGTTCCTGGTCCTCGATAGTGACCTCAACACCAACATCCGCATCACCTGCACGCACACTGGAGCACCGGCTCTGGTGATGCCTCGCACGCTAGTTCGCGGGTTCCGTGTGGAGGGCTGTGTGAAGGGGCAGTGGCAGGAGCTGTACCGGGAGGCCGACAACCACCAGCGGCTGGTCAAGGTGAAGCTGAGCCAGGTCCTGGAGGGGCTGCGGTTCTGCCCTGAGAGTACCTGGGGCGCTGAGGAGTTCCGGGTCTTCAGCTTTGTGGCGCGCTGA